The Carettochelys insculpta isolate YL-2023 chromosome 9, ASM3395843v1, whole genome shotgun sequence genome includes the window CAATTAACTATCTTCagtaattttttattttctgaaaattttgccacctcactgtttaatAAATTATATGGGCCAAGGGGTAAACTAGTTGAAAAGCACTCATTCCAGTACAGCTCCTTTGGAGATGACACCATTTATGCCACTCCATTCACAAAATTAAGTACACATTCTTAATAGTGAAGTTGCTGATCGACAAGAGGACCTTTCCCTTTTATCCCGTGACTTCTTACTTTAATTTCAAAGCCTCTGGTGAGGGTCCTTGTGAGTGGCTCTCTCAAAGTCCCAGTACCTTATATGCAGATTGTCATCCTTCCTTATCCATATTGGTTGACCCCTCAAAGAATTGCAATTGATTGGGGAGACAATTTCCCCTTGCAAAAAGGAGTGTTGACTCTGTGCTAACAAATTAGAATTAAAACACAGATGAATATACATATTCTGTGCCAAAGTTTCAGTCAGTTGTCTTTATATTGACTTGCTGGCCTGTAATTTGTAGGATCAGCTCCATAATCTATTTTTAAAGAACCGACACCACATTGTACCAGATGACTAGAAAACAATTTAAATGGTGGTTATGTACCAGGGttagaaattgcagaactacatatttgagttccttcagaactcagaGGGTAAATACCATCTGGTCTttgtgacttattactgtttatcaGGTTTGTTCCAGAACGGCCTCTAATGACAACTCAGTCTGGTACACCGCCTTAGATTTGTCGCTCAATGTGACCAGCTCAGGCGAGAGAATCTCCCTCACATTCTGTGCAATGAAAGCCAATGCAAAATTGATTTAGCTTCACCATAATAGCCACagcttccttgagtgctccttcgGCACACCTTTACAGTCAAACAGAACACTTATAGGTTTGTATTCTCAAAGTTTCACATGAAAGTTCAAACATTATGGAGCAGAAAAAAATTTAGATTTTATAAACAACCTAAGATCAATTCTATGGACCCCCATCTGTTCACATAATTCCTTATGATAGTTGGCAAGGGGATATGAGGAAGCCCGAGAAGATGGAACACAATCCCATCTGAATGAATTCGCTGTTAACAGGACAAGAATTTAAGGCATCCAGAAATGCTGAAGTATTTTAACTTAGTTGTTACTTACTCGACCCAGAAACATGCCAGTCTTTACATTCCCTGATGGCAATATCATTATCCAGGCTTATTTTAATTCTTCCACTATGTGCTTTGTTATCAAACACTATCTGTGTGAAGAACAGTGAGATTTTGTATGCAGTTACAGATGCTTACACAAAGCTTAGAAATTTTACATGTATTACATAATAATGACCTGTAATATTCTTAAGAGGAAAATTACAAAGCTTGGAAATTGTGCGAAATCATACAGGAAACCAAGGTTATCTTCAAATGTATGTAAATATGAAACAGAAAATAGGTAAAGTCTGACAAGTAATTATAGCAAATAACTAAATCTATATTCTCAAAAAAAGAACTAAGTCAATTTAAGTTACAAACCCTTTCAGTCTAAACTATCTATAAGCACTCTTAGAAGGGTCTCTAGAAGAAAAAGGGATTCTTTTTAAATATACTTATCATATGCTCAAACATGGCAGTCTAATTTCTTATATTTCCTGTCTAGTAGCATTTAGTTAAGGGTCTAACAAAAAGAGCCTATCAAAGGTTGACAAAATGTCTGGTGGCTCTCAACAGCAACCTTCGACTATTTTAAGACCAAAGTAAGCTTcagcagccccctccaccccctcaccaTGGCAATCGATCACTGGTGCCCAAGCATGCTTAAAGGTATTATGTATCATACACCCCTTATGAAATGTATACAACCAGAATTATTAGTATGAATACAAAATACATTGAAGTATGTACTTACTGTCAAAGTAAAGTCATAACAGTCTGGAAGTTCATGGTGACGAACTGTCTGGAGATTAATTGCTTTCAATTTGAAGGTAAGCTGAACTGTTACAAGCCTGAAAGACAAATTTTGAATTAGCTTTTCATAGTTGTAGAATCTCGCTCGCTCTCActctcacacatacacccccCTCACCTATGGAAGTCCAGAGTGAAATTGAACTTGTGCTTCCCAAATGTTCTGTTTTCAAAAGGCATCATTGGCTCAACATAGAAACATTCTACcatgaagaaagagaaataggtggattcagtttcagtttcttttAAACCACCAACCAACaggccctaaccctaacccccacACCCCAGTAGGCATAGAGCCATTCATCTAAGTCAAAATAGCAATATCTCAAATGGATCAATCATTTTAGCAATCAGATTTTAAGAGTACTGAATTTCTTGCACACCAATGCAATGCATTCTTGACCAAAGGTGCACTTAAAGAATCAACATTTGTTATTTACTTCCTTACCTCACAGAGATGTGGTGATGGCAAATTAGTTAGTAGATAATGGCGACGGATatcctagaacagtgtttctcaaccaggagtacatgtacccttgagggttcaccaaggtcttccaggtgTACATCAATTCATTTAGAcacttgcctagttttacaggaggctacataaaaaccccactagtaaagtcagtacaatctaaaagttcattcagacaaatgacttgtttctactgcttcatatgccttatgctgaaatgtaagtactctatttctattccaattcatttattgcataataagatgatagaaagtcagccagttttcagtagtagtcttttgtgatttttgtgtatttttgcaagtaagtaatttttaagtgaggtgtaatttggtggcatgcaaaacaaatctgactcttgaAAAGGGTACAATAATCCAGAAAGGTTAAATGACACTTGTTTCAGGACCTGAGAGTACCATATTTCTTAATTggtggtatgcatacccttaAGGATacacgagagaagtctggggctactttttaaaaacattagagaaacactgccctagaaaGACCTAAAGTCAGTCAAAATACCAATAGCATTGGCTAAAGCCAGTGTTAGTTCCCTCAACATAAGGGTAATAGAATTGCAAGTATTTTTACCGAAAAGGTTACAAAGCTTTACGTGTTTAACAGATGTTAGACTTAGAATGAAAGTCAGAAAACAGTCTACACTAACCAAGAACTAGCACAGACTGTGCAACAAACATTTTAGATTTATAGATGCCATGACAATTAAATACAGCTATCAAGTATTGgggaaaaatcaaaaacaaaatttaCTGAGTATAAATGAAGTTCAGACAAAATATAAGATAGGTGTCACCAGTTTCAATGCTGGGATCAATATCAAAGGTGTCATTTCCAGGACAGATGCTTCCTCGCTTGTAGAACTGTTGACAGATTGCCATAGCTgcctgttctgctcctttcctctCGTAAGCGTGATTTCCAACAGATATGTTGCTCAGCTGTAAATACTAAATCAGAATAAGAAACTGAATTAGATATTGTGCCTAGACTGCAATATCTGACAATAATAGTCAATATTAGTTTGACTGTATCCTAGAACTATTGTATTCTTTAAGAAGGTTGCCTAAATAAATCCAAAGGACTACTACGCCATGCTTCCGAGTTTGACTTGTCATCTGATTTCAAGAGTTTTGCAGAGGCAAAAAAAATTCAGGATTAGATCCTAAACATTTCCTATTTAAGTTCTCTTTACAAGTCCGTAGGATGGGGctaattcattatttttaaagcattctgAAATCCTTCAATTAAAGCCATTAGGCACCGAAGACATACTGAAACCTTTGAGGCTGTTGCCTGCCAAGTCCTAACACTGCAGCATGAAGCTCAAATATCAGCTTTTTCCAAGTAGTCACTGAAGGTCTTCTTCCATCAATCTGATGGAGGACTGGTTTTTAATCCCAGGCAAAAAGCATCCACACTAGCATAATTCTGGCTACACTTAGCACATCTGACTCAGAGGATTCACAACATACAGAACACTTGGATGCTCTAGCGCTGGCAGTAGTTCTTATACCAGGCTTTTTCCTGCCTCCAAAGGAAGCATGGCCACATGGAATGTGTGGGTGGGGTTTTCCAATAGTCCTGACAATCCTCAGCTACAACTTCGGCCCCTTGGGCATTCAAAAAATGTTTACTGGggctctagctcaccacacagcagGACCAGTTAGTTGTTCCTTCTTCACACACACCATCCAGATCAGTTTCCTGCAATTCTAGGAGAACAGTCTCTTTTCCTAAACCCTTTTGCTCTGCCTAAATCAGGGGGGCCAACCTGCGACTCTCAACCTGCATATGGCTGTTTGTTCCATGGAATACGGCTCCTGCTCAAAGCCTCAAATCTGGACTGCTCACTGCCACTCTCCACATATgtcccagtgcagagtggcagtGAGCAGTCCAGATTGATAGACAGATAAAAGTCAATATATAATATGTGACTTTACACTCTACCCACAGCTACTTTGGAtgttagtctctaactggttggccacctctgGCCTAAATTGTCCCCCCTAGCCCATCTATAGCCCCTATTACCATAGCACCTCAAGGTGTAATGTATAAACCCTCACATCTCCCCATGAGGTAAAATGGGGAATTGAGGTAGTCTCTGAAACATCAAGCTGACTATTAGAAAGCTTTaatatttgtttaaattaaaaagccGTATCATGCTCGGATGATGTGGTGTTCTTTAGACCTACACAAAATGGCTGGACTCAAGTTAGATACTATAATCACAGGAATAAATGGAATTGGGATGAAATGCTTATTATGACAAAGAACTCAAAGATGAGGGCAAAAAATTATTTACTGCAATATTTGCTTCTGCACAGCACAGTCAGATATAAAATTAAATTGTCACTGAAGCTTCAGAGTAGACAGACAGAACCCTAACCTTGTTCTTTCCCCCTCACGCTTCCTTAAGTTACAGTAGTTCACTTTTGAGATGACAGCCCTAGCCTGAGTGTTGTACATGCACAATTTCCACCTTTAAAAGAAACAGCAGATGTAAGCCAGTATTTGCATTGATAGAGCTCCATATAGCACCACCAAAGTAAGGCATTTAGAAAGTAGTACAAATATTTGGGCCCACGTAGTGAAGTTCACTTTTGGGTGCCAAATGCAAACACATGATAAAGGCAAACTGCCCCTTTAGAAGGGTAGACCAGTCTGTCCAACTCTTCCAAAGGCAACTGGCAAAAAACTGTTCAGTATCAAGTATTCCTTGTAACATTCAAATAGGATAAAAAGTAATGTAGTAAAAAATATAAATTATGGAACCTGTTAGAGAAGTGATAGGTCTTTGCTTAGTAGGGAGagtgggggaagagaagaggaggaacACAAGCAAACGGAGGCTCTTATCTAGCCACAAACAGTCAGTGTTATGGCCAGTGATCTGAGAACACAGCTGTAAACTCTTCCTCAGTTCACTACTCCAATTAAGGGGGTAGGGAAAGGAGAAGAGGAAAGATTCTTTCCAAGTTGGAGACTAGAAGGAAAAACAGGGATTTGAATCCCCATCATCCCTGAAAACTGTACAGAACTGCTACCAAAACTCAGGTTCTCTCCTAGATACATTGTTATCTTGTAAATGGCTGGATAAGACTCCCCAAAGAAAGGAGAGACATGCCTCCAGATGGGTTGGCTGAATGACAACCTCCCCTTCTCCCAGTACATGTATTCTGCTCAGAAAAACAGACAGACTAGTTAGTTATGAAATTCAACTCTGGTTTCCTCTGATTTTTAAACTGAGGAAGTAATCTCCTtcatacacattttaatttaactTCAGGATGAAAAAGATCAGTCAGCTGTGAGAGACCAGGTCATCTTAGCAGTGGCTATAGACTAATGGAGTTAATTGCATTTACAAGAATATGACAGCATAGTACAAAATCTACCATACATTTCTCAAGTGGCACATTCCAGTTAGTACTCTACTTTTGTAGGAAATAATCTACTAGCTGCAATAAGCAACTGACCATTTCTATAACATCATATGTAAAGAACTCAAGATTTGGCAATAATGCAGAGCCATGAcaaactattatttttaaaaataatctactTGAATTTTTAAAGCTACTAGACATACTGCTTTATGTTAATGAACGCACAGTTAAGGTATAAGTCTGTTCATGGATACTCTGCATTCTTCCTTTAGAAAAGAAGATTCTCTCCTCAAGTCTCCCTTTCCCACACCCACaagaaagtgagaagaaagggaACTCTTCCATTTTTAAGCTCAGTTTCTTTCTAAAAAAGATCAGTCTCAGAAAGACTTGAGGCATCAGCTTAGCTATTTTGCAGTTTTGTAATTTAATCACAGTCTCAGATTTTACAGGATAATTCTTTTCTAGATTTTTATGTACTTGACATACTGCAATGGAAATCTTACCTGGTTTATTGCGAAGAATATTTGGTCATAAACATCTGTTTGTGTATATACAGCATAGGTGTCATCCATTCTCTCTGTATATCCTTTCAAGAAGAGGTGCTTGAATGCCACAGTGTTCTCCTCCTTGAAGGCAACCACCATTTGATTGCTTAACCCAAAAACTACTAACTGGTCCAgggtggggttgtggggagggggagtgggaagggggaagaaagagaaaatatttgcAGTTCCAAAGGAAAATAGGCTTTTAAAGCTTACCCTCCCTCTTTCCAAAAACCTCTGGCTGGATGACATTTTTACTAGGAATGGAGCTTACGCAGTCAGCTTTTTTCTTTGGGGGATGGGGATGAAGCAGAAGAGACATGTCGGAAATTCAAACTCTTCTGTTAAGATACACAACTTAGAAGATGGTCCCTTCTGCATAGCTACAAATGCCTCCCTCCTGTGTTTGGGAAGTCACTTTCCAGCCAGCCAGAGGTATATTTAACTTGACATTTTTctccttaaaaaagaaaatccaaccCATCTCCTCTGCAAGCTACAAATGAGTCACTACACGTGTTTTGATAGTCATGGTCTGAGGTTAGAATTATTTTAGAAAGCAAGAAATACCAGAGTGACTCAACTCAAACAGCTATAAGATGTAACCAGATCAAGCTTTCAAGTGAAGAAAAGATGGTCACCCTGGACTGGGATTATGTAGGAGAGGAAATGTAGTTGTCTAACCACTTGCATCAGCACAGCATTCTGCAATTACACAAAGCAGCTTTTAAAGAGATTAAAAACGTGAATTACCTATTCATTGAAAGGTTTTGATCGGGTAGCACACAATACTATTTTACACGTATCCTAGAGAGGAAGACAGTTGTAGGAGAGTTTTATATAGGCATAGTAGGAGTCCAGAATTTCCTTGAATGGTATTACTGCCAATTAACAGAGAAAAAGATACTGCCAGGAAACAGGACACTCACTGAGATTAGAGATGTTATTCAGCCCTAATGTTCCCCGGAAGTGAAGTTTCTAGATGAAAATAGTTCCCAGTCATTGTGTCTTAAGAGTTTATCACCCTAGAGCAGTGTTGTTTAAACCATGCCCTGCAAACAACTCACAGGCATtctgtgagcatttggaaaaataattcaaagttctACAATAAAGAACCATTTTACAATAGTAACAGTAaaggaaaatactgaaacaatGTTATTTCTACAGCCCGTGAGAAAAGCCTCAAGTTATGCGGTgaaactcaaatttcacataagttgagGAGGAGGACCCTCCCCGCTCATCCAAGtgcctgggagcctggagccaggtggagCAGTGCCTagtcactttccaggctcctgctcagctgccaggagccaggcagagcagcacctggtcaatttcccagctccctgctgcttgtgagagccaggaaacttaccaggcactgctgcacctgactcCAGGTTCCTGGGAGCTAAGGggcttcccccacttccccatcctCCAAACCCGGGGGAGCCAGGCATAggagcacctggtcagtttcccagctccctactcacaagctggaaaactgaccagacGCTACTGTGCCTGGCAAcctgggggcttggaggagcagggatgggagaggagggaggcaggcCCTCAGCCCTGGAAAGCGCTGCTACACCCAGCTCTCAGctgctcagggcttcccccaccagAAGCAGCATTAATGCATATTTTGCACTCATGTAAAGTGGGGGGTTATAGTAGCAGTCTGCCAATACAGCAAGTTTGGCAAACACTGTGCTAAATTCTCCTCTCCTCTAATCTTCTGCTATCTGTAAGACAGAGTAGCAACTAGCAATGACATGCGGCATATGCACTACACCACCGCGGCAGCTACGCTGTCAGTCAACTGCTTAATATCAGCCAATGGCGTGAGTGGCATTTGATGGTCTGTTGAATTTATTATTTCCACTTGAGTTAATAAAGCaagttacatttcttttttaaaaagccagaagTGGGTGAAAATACTGCTGCTGAGGAACCAGTACCATCAATAATGGAAGtgaattttcataggtgttccacaccaaaaaaaatattactgtttgttGTTATGGTCTCAAAGTTTAATAAGTGCTGCCCCAGAGCCACATATGCAAACACACATTGCTGAGAAGACTAAAGATTCCCTGTGATTTATGCATGGGCATGTTTCCCCTGGAAACAGGGGCTCAACATTAGTTTACTTCCAATTCAGATTCTTCTATTCCTACTTTCTAGCTACTACACAAGGAAGACAATCCATGTACCACATAGCAGTAAAAGTAAAGCAAACACACAGAACCCACCAGGTTTTTCCCTCAGGGAACCTAAGATTCCTGGAATGCACTTTTGCAACCTGTGAGACCCACTGACCTCCACATGCTTGGTTTCACAGTACAAAGGCACTACGTTTTACTCCAGAAgcaaaaaaatatggaaaaatctTTAAAGACTAATATAGAAGAATTTGCACATCAGCTTTTTCCCCCCCGCCCAAAGGGGACAGGCAAATAATCACACTTTAGTCAGCAACAAAGGTTTGGTCTAGCAAACTAAACATCAAAGTCAAATAAGATGGAGAGCAAGGTGTGTCCAGGTAGAATTTAAGTGAAGTGTGTAAAAAAAAGATTTACCTACCTCACTCAAGATTCATGAACACTATACCATGCATAACCTACCATATTTTCAAGGCTTCAGAAGTTTCTTATTAACAGAAGCCCAAATTGGTACCAGAGCAATGTTGTGCCAGAGCAAGTATAACATTTATTGATTTCCTTCCTCCTCTCTTGCATCCATGGAGAGAAAAGAAAACTCTGGCTCCCAAATGAACTCACCTGGATAGTAACCATCACTATTTTTAGAAGTTGAATGCCAAGTTTCCAGGGTTTTCTGCCCCGGGCCCAAAATTTTTCACATGGGTTCATGAAAAAAAACTTAAGTTTCCTTCTAAGCTGGTCTTCCAGAAGCAGCTCCTGTGAAACAGATGGGTGGTGTTTGTAGCTGTAAAGGTTTCCATCATCatgagagctgcagctgcttaCAGCCACTTCAGCCTTCTCCATTTCTGGAAGAAAAAGGCCATTGTTAACGTTAATTGGAAAAGCATGTAGTCACAAGTAAAAGTGATCTGCTGTTTACTGTGTTAGACACAATGGGCACCCCAGATTTTAATCAACTCCTTATAAGCAAGTTGAAGCTATCTGCATGCTACATTGCCCAAAAAACAAGACATATCACATATATTCTTTAGAAAATGCAACAATAAGAAGGCTCAATTACAAAAGTTTTGAGGAGCCATTGAATTTGGAGATTAAAATATAGGGACCATGATTTAAAAGTGAATTTTTTGTCAGTTTGGATCACTGAATTGATTGCCAAAAAAGCTCTATCCTCTATCTCCTCCATGCCCCAAAAAACACAAATAGGAATTAAGTTTAGACACAGAAGGAAACAAATCAGAAGACCATTAGTAGTATGTCAACATCAgcttttaaaaaggtattttaaCCTATCCTTACATCTTCAAGTGTACAGTTGAAAAAGTAGGACCAGGCCAAAGGCAAGGACtgattcttttgagtttaaattATCTGCAGAATTTTCAAATGTCAATTCTTCTGTTGCTAGTACACACAGAGGCAACAACTGGTCCAAAAGTAAGAAATACTGCTTCTCTGGTTTCAGTTCTCTTGGTTTTATCTGGAGTCTGTGACATATAGTATTATAGAACCCCAGATCCTGAGTCAAATGACATTTTGAAGTGTTGAGCCCTTATGGTTTCATGAAGAAAAATAGTCTTGAAAGGACTGATTACGTGCATCTTATTAGCTCAGTATAAAGCAAGCAAACAAGGAGGACCTAAAGGTGTGGGCAGGTTTGTGAGCTTTTTAAACCCATGATCTTGTGGGGCCTGACTCATAGCtgactggctgggggtgcagcacaataaTAAGACTCTACCATAAATGCAGTCACAGGACTTTTTTTCCATCAAGCTAGACTGCAGCCAAACAGGGCTGAGCATCATACAAATCTGTTAGACAGAAGAGAAGAACTGAACAGATGCAATTCTTCATTATATTCTTCATCACAAAAGTTTCTTATTTTGGTGTTTCAGCATCAGAGTGAAAAGGTTGTAACCCTTCACTCAAAAACATTTTTAAGCAGGACAATGAAGGAAGGACCCAACTTTTGTTTCAGTTCAACTGTGAAATGAGATTTGCCCCCCTGCTCTTATCTGAGTTTTGAATATACTGGAAAGACATTTAAAATAGCCAAATCAAGTGTTAACACTTATCTTTCATTCACAATTGAACAGCCAATAAAAGTCATTAAAAATTCATTTTGCCTTCAGGTGTTGCATGAAGTCATTGTACTCAGCTATATACAAATCTGTGTTGTAGAGGAGGGCCATATAGTATTAATTCTCCAGAGAGGaggaaaatactttaaaaagcaCTGAAACTCTATACAGTTTCTTAATATTAAAAAATTACTGGGACTGGCCATCAAGCTAGAGCTAAACCACTAATTTCACATTTCTGCTTTGAGGGTTCTTATTACTGCAGGTTGCGTGTGCATAAAGGTCTCCCATGTCTTCTAACTTAATTCGCTTTGACAGTTCCCAAGTCTTACTCCTGCTgtctttataaaaagaaaaaaaaaagagtaagtgTGCTCCTCCTGACACAGGATTTTATTCACACTTGGTTATATTCTAAGCTCCCTCACAGCTCAGAGTGGAAATAGTTCTCACCATACAGGCACCAGAGGTCTTTTTCCAGAGAAAAAGTAATTTTATCATTCATGTTTTAAGAACATGGCACAAGCTTCCATTGCAACCACTATACTCCCTAAGCATGATAGAATCCTTCCCTAGACTTGACAATACTTACAGGGTGTAAAGCTATACAGATCTGCAAATAGGACAGATCTTACACACAGTCTGAAAAAAGAATTATTCCACACAtagtgccattgacttcaatgagaattATGTCGAGGGAACAGGACTAACTAGTCAGCCACAGGATAAACAGAAAGGTAACAAGCAATTAGAGTTTAGACTCTGACATAGTTTCAGATTGCTTTGTAAAAGGTCGGGTTCAACTCAACTTCACGGCCTCCTTAATCAagcattacaaaaaaaaaggtCAGACAGGTTATTTAAATAATAACTGTTTCACTCCTTGTACTTGAAAGATTTGCAGAGCAAAGTCCATGATCAAGCCACCAACACACTAAAATTCCCAACACACTGAAAAGCActtacagctttaaaaaaaaaaaccgttACAGCCTGGAAAAGGTGCAAGGAAAGGAAACCTGGGAGGCCACTAGGAACAGCTTCCATCACTATTATCATAGCTACAGCTTTTGCAATTAACCACAGGTAACGCCTAGATGTGCAGCGAGTGTCCCAGGAGCCGGGGCCGTGGTGTCCCCCTGCACCAGTCCCATTGCAGCGAATTCCCGCTtgccacagcctggctccccgCGTTCCGAACTGACCTTGCGGGGGAGAGCGGCAGAAAAACTGCAGCTCGCAGCCCGCGCCCCGCTCCTCCATGAGCGCTTAGCTgggacccagagcagcagcacaaccCCCATAAACTGACACCGACGCCCTTCCCCGCACCCGGCCGCGCTGTTTATGTAACCTGCCCGCCGCAGCGCTGCCTCATTAGCCCCGCGGCGGGGGGCGAGGACACCTGATGTAAATAGCCCGCGCGCCGGGCCCGGACGTACCGCCAGCTGGGGAAGTGCGAAGGACTCTGCGGAGCGGGTGTCAGCGGGGAGCCGGGCT containing:
- the MCOLN3 gene encoding mucolipin-3 isoform X7; this encodes MEKAEVAVSSCSSHDDGNLYSYKHHPSVSQELLLEDQLRRKLKFFFMNPCEKFWARGRKPWKLGIQLLKIVMVTIQLVVFGLSNQMVVAFKEENTVAFKHLFLKGYTERMDDTYAVYTQTDVYDQIFFAINQYLQLSNISVGNHAYERKGAEQAAMAICQQFYKRGSICPGNDTFDIDPSIETECFYVEPMMPFENRTFGKHKFNFTLDFHRLVTVQLTFKLKAINLQTVRHHELPDCYDFTLTIVFDNKAHSGRIKISLDNDIAIRECKDWHVSGSIQKNTHYMMIFDAFVILTCLASLILCTRSVIKGIRLQREFVSFFQLHYKKEVSFTDQMEFVNGWYILIIVSDVLTIVGSTLKMEIQAKFRSLNMVSECLFSLINGDDMFATFAKMQQKSYMVWLFSRLYLYSFISLFIYMVLSLFIALITDTYETIKHYQRDGFPETELHEFISQCKDLPNSGRYRLEEEYPGSIFCCCKRSQ
- the MCOLN3 gene encoding mucolipin-3 isoform X3 — encoded protein: MEKAEVAVSSCSSHDDGNLYSYKHHPSVSQELLLEDQLRRKLKFFFMNPCEKFWARGRKPWKLGIQLLKIVMVTIQLVVFGLSNQMVVAFKEENTVAFKHLFLKGYTERMDDTYAVYTQTDVYDQIFFAINQYLQLSNISVGNHAYERKGAEQAAMAICQQFYKRGSICPGNDTFDIDPSIETECFYVEPMMPFENRTFGKHKFNFTLDFHRLVTVQLTFKLKAINLQTVRHHELPDCYDFTLTIVFDNKAHSGRIKISLDNDIAIRECKDWHVSGSIQKNTHYMMIFDAFVILTCLASLILCTRSVIKGIRLQREFVSFFQLHYKKEVSFTDQMEFVNGWYILIIVSDVLTIVGSTLKMEIQAKSLTSYDVCSILLGTSTMLVWLGVIRYLGFFQKYNLLILTLRSALPNVIRFCCCAAMIYLGYCFCGWIVLGPYHVKFRSLNMVSECLFSLINGDDMFATFAKMQQKSYMVWLFSRLYLYSFISLFIYMVLSLFIALITDTYETIKHYQRDGFPETELHEFISQCKDLPNSGRYRLEEEYPGSIFCCCKR